The Desulfomicrobium macestii nucleotide sequence GGCCTCCTTTGATCTGAGCTATTTCGGGCGCATTTTTGCCGAGGCCCATCTGCCCGCGGGGTCCATCTTCACCCTGACCGATGCCGACGGCATGCGTCTGACCCGGTTTCCTGAAACCGAAAAATATACATGGGTGCCAGATCTTCCCCGGATGATAACGAGGATGTCCGGGGACCGTGCCGAGGGAACTTTTTTGGAAAAGGGCGTGGATGGGGTGCGCCGTCTTTACAGCTTCAAGCGGCTGCAGTTCGGGGAAGATCCGTCAAGGTCGCTCATGATCCGCCTTGGCCAGCCCGAAGACCTGGCGCTGGCCGAGGTCAGACGGGCGCTTTTTCGCAATACGTTCCTTCTGCTGCTGGCGACGGTTCTGGCCGTGGCGGTGGCCCGGTTCGTCGGAGAGTTGACCATCATGCGCCGACTGAAACGGCTGCTGGCGGCGGCGGATCGTCTTGGGACAGGCGATCTGAGCACGCGCACGGATCTTGACCACGCAGAAGGCGAGCTCGGGGTGCTCGCGGCCGCCTTTGACCGCATGGCCGGAAGTCTGCAGATCCAGGATTCCGAGCGCAGGCGGGCCGAGGAGGAGTGCTGCCTGCTGAACACGGATCTGGAGGAGCGGGTCGTGACCCGTACCGCCGAATTGGCCGAGGCCAACAGGGAGCTGCAAACCGCCCTTGAAAATCTCCGTCAGACCCAGGGGCAGCTGGTCATGTCCGAGAAGCTCGCCGCCCTGGGCGGGCTGGTGGCCGGGGTGGCGCACGAAATCAACACGCCTGTGGGCGTGGCTCTGTCCGCCACATCGACCCTGGCCGAAAAGAACCGGGTCATCAGCGATCTTTTTTCTACGGGCGAGATGAAGCGGAGCGACCTGTCGGAATATCTGGAGTCCACTCGCGAGGGTGTGGAGATGAGCCTGATCAATCTGAACCGCGCCTCGGATCTGATCCGCAGCTTCAAGATGGTCGCGGCGGATCAGGTTTCCGAATCCCGCCGGAGCTTCAACGTGCGCGAGTACATCGGGCAGGTGCTCCTCAGCCTGAGGCCCAAGCTGAAAAGAACCACGCATCGGATCGAGGTCGAGTGCGACGAGGATCTGGTCATCGACAGCTATCCTGGTGCGTTTTCCCAGATACTGACCAACTTCATCGTCAACTCGCTGACCCATGCCTTTGGCGAAAAGGAGACGGGCCTGATTCGCATCGAAATCGCAAAAAACGACGACATGCTGAGCCTGACCTATTCAGACGACGGGTGTGGCATCCCCCCTGAATATCAGGACAGGATCTTCGAGCCCTTTTTCACCACTGCCCGGGCCAAGGGCTCCACCGGGCTTGGCCTGCATATCGTCTTCAACATCGTGACCAGCACCTTGGGTGGCACCATCACCTGCTGCAGTGCCCCGGGCCAGGGCACCACGTTTCAGGTACGCATGCCCCTGAAAAGAGAGAGCACATGACCGGTAACGACGAAATCCTGTTCAAGGACGAGACCCTGCCCCTGGCTCCCGCCCAGGCGGCGGGGGATGACGGCTGGAAGATCCTGATCGTGGACGACGAGGCCG carries:
- a CDS encoding sensor histidine kinase is translated as MRFPFFHSIRATLVFLVFLAVLPALGIMLFSGYTLRVNMIESAEEAALRQIQVMASSHEQVVDNARLLLATLAKAREIQMLDPQGTRLLLQEMLSRNGVYAALALYDPQGGMVSASPADSFSSGEEWACLQEAREHMHFSMGSYHLVPGTQNVVVEFAQPVVDREGSLRGVLAASFDLSYFGRIFAEAHLPAGSIFTLTDADGMRLTRFPETEKYTWVPDLPRMITRMSGDRAEGTFLEKGVDGVRRLYSFKRLQFGEDPSRSLMIRLGQPEDLALAEVRRALFRNTFLLLLATVLAVAVARFVGELTIMRRLKRLLAAADRLGTGDLSTRTDLDHAEGELGVLAAAFDRMAGSLQIQDSERRRAEEECCLLNTDLEERVVTRTAELAEANRELQTALENLRQTQGQLVMSEKLAALGGLVAGVAHEINTPVGVALSATSTLAEKNRVISDLFSTGEMKRSDLSEYLESTREGVEMSLINLNRASDLIRSFKMVAADQVSESRRSFNVREYIGQVLLSLRPKLKRTTHRIEVECDEDLVIDSYPGAFSQILTNFIVNSLTHAFGEKETGLIRIEIAKNDDMLSLTYSDDGCGIPPEYQDRIFEPFFTTARAKGSTGLGLHIVFNIVTSTLGGTITCCSAPGQGTTFQVRMPLKREST